From Desulfurella sp.:
GACCCACCTGTTTTTCATTTAAAACCTTTTTTTAAGATAAATGTTTTTTCATCTCTTCGAACTCTTCTTTTGTTATCTCGCCTTTTGCGTATCTTTTCTTCAAAATTTCCAAAGCATCATCGCTGTCGCTTAACCTATGATGTATCCCGCAGCCGCCATATCCAAATATCCACCTTGCCCCAAAAAACAAAGCAGCTATAACTATAAAC
This genomic window contains:
- a CDS encoding SHOCT domain-containing protein, which translates into the protein MMWFGGGPFYHGWYGIGGMIMMFVFLFIVIAALFFGARWIFGYGGCGIHHRLSDSDDALEILKKRYAKGEITKEEFEEMKKHLS